From the Drechmeria coniospora strain ARSEF 6962 chromosome 02, whole genome shotgun sequence genome, the window GGGTGACGTTCCACATGGTGGCCCAGACTACGCGTCAGTGCGAGCGCTTCTCTCGCTTCTACGGCGAACACGGCGAGATCTACGCCGATTCGCGCACCATCGTCTTCGAGGACTTTGCCACGGGTGAGACCAAGACGTTTGAGCCGCACCTCGAGgaccttggccatggcggcggcgacaagggCCTCACCCGCCAGTTCGTCCTCGCCTGCGACCGGGTCAAGAACCACGACTGGGCGGCGCGGGACTCGCAGAACGAGTTCATTGGCTGCACCCTAGACGAGGTGATTCGGAGCCACGCGATGGTGTTTGCGGCCGAAGAAGCCCGGGTCGATAACAAAGTTGTTCACTGGTCGCAGTACTGGCAAGACGCCGTAGTCAAGGTGGTCGGGACGTAGCGTATTTGGCGCCCGATTGATGCACCTGTGCCCGATGCGATGAGAATGAACCGTTGGCAAGCACGAGACATGAGAAGAAGAaacgtacagcacagtactgtaaaaCCTTTGCCTCCTTGAACACTCCTTACAGGGTGCGCACCGACATTTTACGCTCCACATGCTACTGCGAGCATGGTGGTGCTAGTATGCTCTCTATTGACATACATAAGTACAATTACAATAACAAGAAAGTGTCGGGGAGCAAGCAGTCGACTCTTGGGACCATGAAAAGCAACGCTGATATTATACAAGTCACACCCATCGCTCTACCCTTGCGCCTCGGCAGTCGCCGTCCTCCATCGGCCTCCCCTCAACCGAGTTCCGCTCGATTGGCTTCGTTTCCCAGAGGTGCATTCGTGGCAAGCTCCTGGGGAGGATGgttctcggcggcggcggtggacaTCGTTCCGTGAGGGCTCGAGGGCCAAGCATGCTCGCCTTCCGTCATCATGCTGGGGCTAGGGGTCGTATGTGGCGGAGGCGATCCCATAGAAGACAATGGAAAACCGGCAGCGCCGGGCTGGGGGTAAGCACCATGCGGAAGTGGGTACGGTTGTGCGTGCTGAGGGGTATATGGCATGTAACCACCATTGCCATTGTACATTTGCCCCTGGCTGTAGACACTCATGCGCGGGTCGTACGGGTGGAAACTTTGGGGGCGAGACTCATTGTGACCGTGCCCTTCCTGAAGGCTCTGCTGTGCTTGCTGTGTCATGGGCGGCTGGGTTGAGCTTGGGGCGCCAGACTTTGCTTTCTTCTTGTTGCGGCGGCGGATGAGCAGGAATATGCCGGCACAGATGAGAAGTAGGAAAACAACGCCTCCTACGACACCACCAGCGATGGCGCCGACTTTGGtcttgctgctgccgttgTCGTTTGCCccaccgtcggccggcgcaGCAGTCGCCCCCGAGGTCACCACGCCGGAGGGAAAGCTGTGCGTCTTGGACCAAGCCGGGTCGTAGTCGAGGAGGGCAGCGCTGCCGGAGGAGGTCTGACAGGCCAATGCGGTGTAGATGCTACCGACATCCGATACCGAGCCGGTCCTCGTCATGAGGTAGGTGAAGCATGCGGGCGCTTCGGATGAGCTGTCGGCATGCATGATTAGCGGCAGTCGAACAACAGTCATGGCTGTCGACGATGCTCAAAGACGGTAGGGGGTAGCCTGGACGGAGCGTTGCACTCACCAGCAAACGGTATGGAAATCGGCCAAAAGTGCGCATTTGCCGGCCTTGGAGGCGGCATAGTCGAGGCAGACGGTTTGGATTCTCGTGCAGCGCTGGTTCGGCTGGCAGCAGCCGAGATAGCCATTTTCGGTGGCACATGTTGCGGCGTTGGCGACGCAAGTGAATGAGTCTGATGAGATGTCTCCTGTTAGCAACCAGCTCGTTGACGTGCCGAAAGCATGGCATGCGAAGGACGCACTTCCGCTGTTGGCCACATAGCCGCATGTCGCCGGTCCCATCGTGTACCCTTCGAGTCGTGGCAGCAACTCCATGCGTGCAACGAGTTCTCTAGGTTGCGGCGcaggcgtcggcctcggcgataTTCCCATGATCAACTGCTGCTCCGACATCTGTATCGAGCCCGTTTCCCGTGGCAGCATCCATGGTCGCTCTGGGCCATGGCCCGAGGCCACAGCTGGCAGGGCAGCGCCCAAGGCCATGAGGATGGCGGTGATTCGACGCATCGTGTACTCGTAGGCGTGTGTCGAGGCAAGACAAGACGACGTGAAGCGAcggctgctcgtcgtcgagaaggtCAACAACGCTCTCTCGAACACAGCAAGCAGGTCGGCGGTCACACACGACACACCATGGAACGAGAGGATGATgggagagaggaggaggcctGCGTACGATGGCGTAAGAAAAAAGTCAACCACCAAACGAATGGTGCTCGCGTCCAATACGGGGAAGGGGGTGGTTGGCGGGCGGGACCGTGATGCGATGAGAAGGATGGCCAGTACGAGGACTGGTCCATCGTCAGGGTCCGCCCAGCGGCAGGTTGTACGAGCAAGGCCGTTTCTCCCATGGCCCACGACGAGTCCAGCCAGCAGCGGCCGGCCAGAGGAGGAACGTTCGCGGGCGCTGGCTCATGCAGGAGTCATTCATTCATTACCAATGACGGATACTCAGCCCAGCAGCCACTCAGACGGCGACCCCTGGCTCTCGGTCCTAGGCTGTGGCGCCGGCAAAGGCTGTCTCATTCCACCCATCTTTGCCAGCGACTTGAGCTGAACGCATTGTCCAATGTCAACTAGAGGTTATGCATAGTGGCCGCGGACCACTCGCTCGGTCGCTGGTCCTTTCCACCAACTGGGGCGCGCAGCCTCATTGTCTTCCTCGTGCGGTGTGCGGAGTATCAGTTCTGGGACGACACTCACACATACAATCCGCAGTCGTACGCGCGTACGGCCTGTTTGTAGCAGCTAGCGTACTCTTGGCTTCCATTGTGTAGTGTGTACGAGTAGTGCATGCGAAAGGTGTGTGTTCGAGTATTAGAGCAGGCGAAGACTGTCGTAGTAGCTTGCCGTTTGCTGAGTTGCTGGATCCATAATCTCAAGGCCAACTTGGTATGGCCGCACAACTGGCTCGAACCGATTGATGTGCATTCGCTGAGGCGACGTTATCCGACGGTCGGTCACGCAGGCATTCGAGAAGAATTCGGATAATCAAGCACTCATACAATTGATTGCCGCtatgcagtactccgtaattgtTCTGCTTCCAGGTTCTTCCCAATGAACTCCGTGTAATAATTACAAGATTGTTGCCCTCAATGAAGTcaacgacgagcaggcaggAGCCCCGCAGCGTGCTCCTCCTTGTTGGGACGAAACGACGGGAAATTACGGGTGACTTCGTTCGGCCTATGGCATGCAGGGGTAATGACGAAAGTGGAGACAATCGTCCAGGTACAATTACATGCAGGGATCTTGGGCGAGGTATCTAAGTAAACGGCCGTTTGGTGGCGTGCCTGTACCAAAGCACTTTGGTGCCgtagtacctgtacggagtacttgggtgtacatgtgctgttgTGCCCAGCACACTGAACaatcaagtacagcacggtaCTGCCGCGCCTTCCTAGGCACATTCATGTGCAAGTGAACCTTCCTTCCCAAGTTCAAGTAcgaaggtacggagtagatacGCAGCAATAATGACGCCATACCATAcgctagtactgtactgaccgtcgtactgtactccgtacagtacttgtacatggaaGTTCAGCGCTAGGacgcaagtacaaggacgcagtcctccgtacattaTTGCAGTAGCAAATCCCGTACAGGGCACACCtagtaattattaatacAAAACAGTGACGATCGGGAATTGTCGAGAAACGAGATCTTCGTGCTCACCCTAGCTAGTACGTGCGAGTAAGTGAACttgcactacggagtacattacatgtaagtaagtaagtattcgTCCATGaacaagtattagtactgcGTACTCTGTATTGCTCCGTCCCCCCTACACCACTTCAACCAAGTACGGTgattgtacggagtacttacacctacatggCATCcgacgtacaagtacggcgtactcTGGATATTTGGTGCATGTTCCGACCGCCATTTGTCAACTACTATCCAAAAATATGACCCAAGAATGTGACACGAGGGCAACACTGTGTCCAGGACAGCCATGAGCCCTCCAAGACTGCTTCCCAGTAGTGTGAATTCACGTGACCACTGTTTCCTTGTCCCGTCCCATTGAGCTGCCCATGCACGCCTCTCCGCAACACCAATGTCCAGCGAGCACGCAAGACAACAGGGGACTGGAAGGGCGTGTTCTCTGGCGCAGTCTGTGCAATGGAAGGGGGGTAAATATGTCCAGTATGGTGGAATTGCCCTCAAGGCAACTGTTGCTGGTCGACACAAATGATTCGTAAAGGCCAACGCGTTCCATGCTGTCAAGACAATTCATATGTTTATCGACCGAGTGGGTTCGGAGGGAAGACAGTTTCTGCACCATCAGAATCGATCATAGGAATGCAAAAAACACACTCATTCGGGGAACCAAGCACAAGCAGTATGAATGTGCCATGCATGATTGCGAAGGCGGAACAATATTCTGGCCACTGTAGAGTACAGGGTAGCCAAACTTGAtgatgtacaagtacctagaCGCTGCGGAATGGTAGCCTTCTTTGCAAGCCCCTCCACAAGAGCATATAATTCTCATCTTCACCCGGGTTTATTTGCTGCTGGCGCAATAAAAAGTCCAGCATGACGAGCCCACAGTTGGGCTTCCATTTAGCTTCCTTCAGGTCCCGCTTGATGTCGTCAACAGGCTTGAGAAAGAAACCGGCAATCGCATGAGGTTCACCGGGTTGGGGAACAAATCTCTCGTCGACCTCCAAGTCGAAGGTGAACCGGACTCCAGGTTCAAGCTGCCCCTCCTCCGACCCGGCTGTCGTGTCTTTCTGATCGTAAAAGGATATGTCTCGGCCCTTGGCCAACACACCTACCAATACGCCATTGGTAGAGACCCCGAGGGAGCTAATGTCGACGGTAAGCCGAGCCTCTTCCATGGCCTCTCGCTTCAGCGTCCTGAGCGGATCCATATCGTCCGTCTGGTccatggcgccggcgacgatctGATCCAACTTTCCGGCATAAGTCACGTTCTGCGACCGCTTCGAAACCCAAACATGCATACTGGGTCGCCCGTCCACCCTCTTCACCGTGTAGACATTTAGATGGACCCCGGTCGTGACGATTCCGAGTACCCCCCTTAACGGCGATGGCACTGCCAAGCCGGCCAAGTGCCTGTCCAGTCCGCGAATCGGGTGGTAGTCGACTTTTCTCTCGAGCCAGCTCGCCATGCCCTCGATGACACCAACATTCCGCTCGCATAACCTGACAAAATGGTACCGGCAGGCATCTATAATGTTGTCGTCCGGGGCCACGATCGGAGTCAAGTAGACTCTGCGTTCCGACCTGGCGACCTGAAATCCGGACCCGCCCCAGCGTATTCGGGTCACCAACTCCGGCGGCATGTAGCCCACAGGGCCCTCGTTGTCGAGCAGCCAGAATTCCCAAAGGCCTCCGGCATTTTCGTTGAACTTGTTGCACCGAAGGATTACGTCGTAAAAGGACGACATTCTCGCCGAGCGTGCTGCACTAAACGCTTAAGGGTAAAATCCTACGCACATGCGAGGAAACTTGATCTCGGGTTAGAGAGATGTGCTAGACGGTGTACTTCCCCAGGTGGCTTGGATGCCCGCCACTTGTGTTCTCATCCCGAGAACGCATCATGCCACTGGTCGACCGACCGGCAAATTGGTACCTGCGACAACGAAAACGACGAAACACGACACTTTATCACAGGTATCGGCTCGCCCCCTCATGCTGGTATGCAAAAGGGAGTAGTCATTCACCGCTGGCTATGATCGCCCCCAGCTACACCAAGACTTGTGATGCATGAAGTCACAGCATGACGATCCTCGGGATGCCCGGGTCGGCAGAGTCCTCGTACACCCTAGTCAAGATGTGAACCTGTTCACAGCAAACTTCTGGCTACCAGGTTCGTGGAACCCCCCCCAGAGCCTATCCACGAGTGCCCGCACTCGCAATGCTGCCAAGTTGCGGATGGCACGATAGCCAGAGGTTCCCTCCCATCCTGCAGTCCGCATTGGCCTCACGCGGTGCCTGCAGAGCGAGCCTTGCGTTTCGGCGCCCCCATCCCCTGCTGTACCGTCCACAGCGAATCGCGGTTCTGGGATCCGCAATTGCTTCAAAGACATGGCTTGCTCGGTGAGCTTGGAACCGGAGAGCGCAAAAAGATGGACAAGATTGGAGTGGCGAGAGCCGCGAGACACACCGCCGATTTCGGCACGGGCTCCGGGCAGAAGCCATCCAAATCCATGTATCTACACGCAGGTGGCTCAATTGCCGATGCCGCAAGAACGGAGCATCCGAGGACTTCGCCGAGAACGCTTTGGCACCATGACCAGAGCGGCCTTGACCGAGTTCTGGATGGCAGCGTTGACGACGGTGTGTCGTGCTTTGGAAAGATCGAGACCGTGCTACCAGGATGGAGAGGAACGGCCACGGTTTCCACCACCAAGGGTCTGTCTGGACTGAAATTCTGTCGCACTTTTGCCGAGCGAATGATATTGCATGGGAGACTCAATGAGTTGCCGGAGCTTGCTTGGCTTTTACATGTACGCGCGGGGATGAACTCTGGCCTGTCACGGAACGCGGCATCCGACGATCCGTGACCATTTTAGCTCTACTTACGTGACTATCGTGGGAGTTTGTTCGAATATCTGCATCAGATTCACGTCGTTCAAATGCAGCTTCTAGAGGCATCGCCAACCTTGGCAACTTCACACCCGTACCGCTAACTTGTAAGCATATCTTTCTCCGATGGAAATTACATGTAAATTCCAGAGGCTATTCTATGCGTATTGGGACCTGTGCGCAGAGGAACAACGGTGCATGCAGTAGAATTACATGTAATGCTCTTGCCACCAAGTATGGGAATGcaagatgtacatgtactgtgcatgtacgcaCACGAACAAGtaggcgtacaagtacatgtacgcacacgtacaagtaggtgtacaagtacatgtattagcACTGTCCATGTCATACTTGGTTCCATTCACTCTGATGGTATTATAACAACTAATTACTCTGTCCTGAGGTAAGTATGATATTACACttgtatatgtacttgcacaggtACTCCCTACAGTGCTTGTATTACTGTCAAGAG encodes:
- a CDS encoding thiamin pyrophosphokinase- protein, with amino-acid sequence MSSFYDVILRCNKFNENAGGLWEFWLLDNEGPVGYMPPELVTRIRWGGSGFQVARSERRVYLTPIVAPDDNIIDACRYHFVRLCERNVGVIEGMASWLERKVDYHPIRGLDRHLAGLAVPSPLRGVLGIVTTGVHLNVYTVKRVDGRPSMHVWVSKRSQNVTYAGKLDQIVAGAMDQTDDMDPLRTLKREAMEEARLTVDISSLGVSTNGVLVGVLAKGRDISFYDQKDTTAGSEEGQLEPGVRFTFDLEVDERFVPQPGEPHAIAGFFLKPVDDIKRDLKEAKWKPNCGLVMLDFLLRQQQINPGEDENYMLLWRGLQRRLPFRSV